The genomic window TGGCCGCCGGCATGTGGCGGTAGAAGAAGTCGACCTGGATTTGGTTGTTCTTCGCGACACCGATGGCGGCGCCGATGAAGACCACCGCAATCAGCATGTAGCGCGCCACTTCCTCGGTCCACGCGGCCGAGTCGTTCATCACATAGCGCGTGACGAACTGGTAGAACACCGTGAGCCCGAGCATCCAGAAGATCGCGAGCGAGATCCAGCCTTCGGCGATGGTGTGGGAAAGGTCGACGGCCTCGTCTTCCGCGTGGAAGTGGCCCTCGTCGTCAATGATTTTCTTGTCGTCAGTCAATGCAATCTCCAGCGGCAAGCGAAGCCAAGCCCGTTCGGGAGGCACCGCGGAACCGGCTTTGCCGGGCCGCAGGTGCCGCCCCCTAGAGGGGGAGGCGGCTACACGAAGTGAGCCGCTTCGGGGGTGCTACTTGATTGCCGTGATGCGGTCGTAGTCCTGCTGGCGATAGCCGTGGTCCGTGGGCTTGGTGTTCTTCAGCACGGCTTCGCGGAACGCGGCCTTGTCCACCGTGATCACGTTGTTGCCCTTCTTCTTGAACTCCTCAACCAGGCGGGCTTCCGAAGCGATGATGTCGCGGCCCGTCTTTTCAGCGGCTTCCTGCATCACCTCGGTGAAGATCTTCTTCTCGTCGGCCGAAAGCTTGCCCCACAGCTGGCCGGAGGTCACCGTCAGCAGCGAGTCGACGATGTGGCCCGTGAGCGAGATGTTCTTCTGCACCTCGAAGAACTTCTTGGCCTCGATGGTCGGCAGCGGGTTTTCCTGCGCATCGACCGTGTTGTTCTGCAGTGCGAGGTAGACCTCCGCAAAGGCGATGGGCGTGGCGTTGGCGCCCAGCGCCTTCGGGAAGGCCAGGTAGGCCGGCGCGTCAGGCACGCGGATCTTCAGGCCCTTCATGTCCTCGGGCTTGGTCACCGGCTTGGCCGCGCTCGAGGTAACGTGCCGCGCGCCGTAGTAGTTGAGCGCCGTGATGTGGTTGCCGCTCTTGTCGTCGTAGCCCTTGGCAAGCTCCTTGAACACATCGCTCTTGGCATACTTCAGCAGATGCTCCGCGTCGCGGAAGATGAACGGAAAGTAGGTCACCGCCAGCGGCTTGTAGGTGTTGCCCGCAAAGCTCGCGCCGGTCAGCACGATATCGACCGTGCCGAGCGTCATGCCCTGGTTGATGTCTGCTTCCTTGCCCAGGCTGGACGCCGGGAACACCTGGATGTCGTACTTGCCGTTGGTGCGCTTCTTGATCTCTTCGGCGGCCCACACGGAATACTTGTGGAACGGCTCCGAGGTTTCATACACGTGCGCCCACTTGAGCTTGGTTTGCGCGCCGGCCATGCCGGCGGTGCCCAGCGCCGTGGCTGCCAGGGTGCAGGCGGCGATGGCTTTCAGGGTGTTGCGTTTGCTGCTGTTCATCGGTTTGTCTCCGTTGTAGTGGCTGAAAGAAAATGCTGCTGGCGATTCAGGAAGTTTTTGCGCGGCGCCAGCTCGCGCTGAATCTCTGGTGGGAGTTGTCCATGTGGATATGCATCGCGACCCGCGCGCCCTCGGCGTCGTGCGCGGCCACCGCGTCGCGAATCGCCTCGTGCTCTGCAATGGCCGAGCGCCAGGAGGGCACCGTTTCGAAGTAGCCGCCCAGGCGCGTGAAGATCGGGCCGTTGCGCGAGTCCCAGAAGCTCTGCACCGTTTCCACCAGCACGGTATTGCCGCTGGCCGAGACGATGGCCACGTGGAATGCGCGGTCGCCGTCCAGCGGCAGCACTTCGCGGTCGGCCAGTTCGCGCATCAGCTCGATGGCGCGGCTCATGGCGTCGATGTCCTTGCGCTTGCCGATGGTGGCCGCGATGGCGGCGGTTTCGCCCTCGATCACGCGTCGCGCGCGAATCAACTCGAGCGGCCCCCACTCCGTGGGCGCCACCGGCTTGCTTGCGCGAT from Variovorax paradoxus includes these protein-coding regions:
- a CDS encoding TRAP transporter small permease gives rise to the protein MTDDKKIIDDEGHFHAEDEAVDLSHTIAEGWISLAIFWMLGLTVFYQFVTRYVMNDSAAWTEEVARYMLIAVVFIGAAIGVAKNNQIQVDFFYRHMPAAMGRWMSRAVDVLRTAFFVAAVIMTVQMMLKIGNNTRMTIVDAPMNIVYALCLFGFIAMTWRSIQVARIHWKRGYSVLERPESTLADH
- a CDS encoding sialic acid TRAP transporter substrate-binding protein SiaP; the protein is MNSSKRNTLKAIAACTLAATALGTAGMAGAQTKLKWAHVYETSEPFHKYSVWAAEEIKKRTNGKYDIQVFPASSLGKEADINQGMTLGTVDIVLTGASFAGNTYKPLAVTYFPFIFRDAEHLLKYAKSDVFKELAKGYDDKSGNHITALNYYGARHVTSSAAKPVTKPEDMKGLKIRVPDAPAYLAFPKALGANATPIAFAEVYLALQNNTVDAQENPLPTIEAKKFFEVQKNISLTGHIVDSLLTVTSGQLWGKLSADEKKIFTEVMQEAAEKTGRDIIASEARLVEEFKKKGNNVITVDKAAFREAVLKNTKPTDHGYRQQDYDRITAIK
- a CDS encoding FadR/GntR family transcriptional regulator, coding for MPLQTVEPQRLYRQIADQLRGLIGQGEFAVGARLPAERDLAKQLGVSRPSVREALIALEVEGWVEVRTGSGVYVLDRSHRASKPVAPTEWGPLELIRARRVIEGETAAIAATIGKRKDIDAMSRAIELMRELADREVLPLDGDRAFHVAIVSASGNTVLVETVQSFWDSRNGPIFTRLGGYFETVPSWRSAIAEHEAIRDAVAAHDAEGARVAMHIHMDNSHQRFSASWRRAKTS